A region of Anopheles merus strain MAF chromosome 2R, AmerM5.1, whole genome shotgun sequence DNA encodes the following proteins:
- the LOC121589577 gene encoding tRNA-specific adenosine deaminase 2, whose translation MERFMEDALQQARIANDLKEVPVGCVFVRTDGQTETIIARGCNLVNETKNATRHVEFICIDQALEYARQQNVTPPEAIFSTVTVVVTVEPCIMCAAALIELGVKEIIYGCRNDRFGGCTVLDVPGLLSATVPIRGGVRDAEAMELLKEFYKGENPSAPVPKPRAKKA comes from the coding sequence ATGGAACGCTTTATGGAGGACGCCCTGCAGCAGGCTCGCATCGCAAACGACCTCAAGGAGGTTCCGGtgggctgtgtgtttgtgcgtacGGACGGCCAAACCGAAACGATCATTGCGCGCGGCTGCAATTTGgtgaacgaaacgaaaaacgcCACCCGGCACGTGGAGTTCATCTGCATCGATCAGGCGCTGGAGTATGCGCGGCAGCAGAACGTGACGCCGCCGGAAGCAATCTTCAGCACGGTGACCGTCGTCGTGACGGTCGAACCGTGCATCATGTGTGCGGCGGCACTGATCGAGCTGGGCGTGAAGGAAATCATCTACGGCTGTCGGAACGATCGGTTTGGCGGCTGCACCGTGCTCGATGTGCCCGGTTTGCTAAGCGCCACCGTCCCGATACGGGGCGGCGTCCGTGACGCGGAAGCGATGGAGCTGCTGAAGGAGTTTTACAAAGGCGAAAACCCGTCGGCACCGGTTCCAAAGCCAAGGGCTAAAAAGGCGTGA